The segment CCGCTCTTTCGTTCTCTTTTGTTTGGTGTGAGTGAGTCAGAGTGTGGCTGCGATATGCAAATTGGAAAATGTTGTGCAAAACCCTTTTAGCGGCAAATTGATTTGGTTTTTGACCAACTTGAAGAACTGTGGCATCTTTTAACGCTGATGATTTCAGCAGAGAAATGAATGTGCGAATATGCAGGAGGAATATGTGGGCAAGGGTTCTTCAGTAGAACTCACTTGATTCTCGTGGGGCACCCAGACCAGGCGCTTCTGTGTCCATTCCGCCTGTGTGGCCGGATCATTGTATTGGTTCCGTTCCACCGAAAGGTATTTCAGCTCGGGATCGTTGCGATCTACTTCTTCCGACATTGTAGCGGTGTatttactctctctctctctctctatatatatatatatatatatatatatatattattctCACTCAATTCAACTATGGTTTTGTCGTATTGAGTTTTCTCGTCGTAATGTGGGTGCTATTGAGGTTTTTTAATACACACTTTTCTGTTGAGCAGACAAACACAAAATAATGAATACGGTTTCGGTTTAATTTTCACATCGGAAACACCGGCGGCCATTGAGATACAATATTTTTCGCATTTATCTCGAGACGCGCGCTCTTTATCTTAGAAGAGCGGCACAGAACGGAGGTGGCGAGAACAGTTTCAAAAGGGAAGAGcgcaaaagaagaaaaaatatGGCCACAGTTTGCTCAAAGCCGGCTGTGTCTAGAAATGAACCATTAACCAGTTTGCATTCCGAAGagtgcagcaggagcagcggcagagcCGGCAGCAAACATTTTTGGTGGCTGGTTTCGGTTTCTTTTTCGAAGCAGAGCAGGTATAGCGGCCATCATTCCATTCCTTTTCTCCCTTCTCTCTTCCTTCTTTGTGTACCGCTGTTCTGCGCTCTCCACATTTCAAAGCAGTTTTCCGCATATTTTGCACATTAATATTGTTTTTTATTCTCTCGTTTCACTTTGTCAGCACTGCATTTGTGCATATTCAACTCAATTTTCACCGAAATGCACGTATTTCGATGCATTTGTTTCAACAAGCGGCGTCGGCGTTGGCATCGACATCAGCGTCAGCGTCGCCGACAGACCGGAGACTTTTGGGCGTTAAAATTATTCTACatgcattttattttttcttgtcGCGCTTGCTCCTCGCCTTCGGTTTTCGCTGTTTTCTCGCACTACCGATTTATTGATATATTGCTGGCAAGCTGCGTCTTGCAATGTCTTTTTATATGGAAATTGTGcggttttatttgtttcaagCGACAGCTGCACTTTCAGCGcaccaacacacacatgcacacacacacacacaaacacgcaGGAACTCACATTTCGACGCGTCGCACGTCGTTTCAGCGGTTGCTTTACTCACTGTTTATTGCCTTGTTGCGTTACGTTTCGCGTTCTCTCTATTTTCTCTTTCACTTTTGCCTACTCCACTATCCACTTGCTTCGTGGTCTTCGCGTTGTCTGTGTGTTTGGGTTTGACTTTTAACGATTTTAACGGTAGCACCTCTATAGTTTTCGATTTATTGTCAACGCGTACTCGCATTCAGTATATTTTCAGTATATAttcagtatatatatacacataatggaagaaaaaaaagggTATGAACAGCAGGCAAAACGGCCCTGAAAATGCAACCGCATGCAAGCTGAAATCCACTTTTGCTTAATATTTTCATCACACGCGAACCTCGACATTTGTCTTGGCTGTTTTTGCCCCTTGTCCTTACCCTTTTTTATAGCCCATTTTAAATTACGACTCAATTTTTCGTCGCAAGAAAGAGTGAACGATTTATCAATATGACACATTAAAATTATTAGACGAATAATTCATCAACCCCTTTTGTTACCTACATGGAATTTTTGCTTATAAAAACGAGAAAAAAGAGGATAAAAGGATAAAGTCACCCTTTTGACTTCAAGGTATATTGTTTGTCAACAACGCCGAGGTAAGGTTCGTACGAACCTTGCAATTTGCCTtggctgtttttgtttgttgtccATACCCGTTTTTAAGGCCCATTAAAAAATAACGACTCATTTTTTCGTTTCAGAAGAGAGCAGAAGTCTGACCGTCTGATAAAAAAGATAAAAAAAGACCACGATATTTTTCACCTAAAGtgctataaaaatatttaatcacGAATCATGCTGACTTAATTCGACTTAAGATTAGCTAAGACCTTCAGTCCTCaaaacataattttatccgatagatgaaatcaattttctagaAGATTAGCTAGCTTTAAAtgcttaatttaattttattgtgCCTAAAATAAGGTTTGAGCAAAGAAGGTCAGAAATAAAACGTAATGAAATGGACAGTGTTGCGATGAAAAATCCTCCAGGCTTGCGAAAAAATATCGGTATTTTTGTGCGATAAGCGCAACTTATCGGCcgctttttttttaaattacaATGTTATAAAGCTAAACAAAATGTTTTTACATTTTATTTCtgttgattttgattttgattttatgACTATAATTATTTCGACCTTGTTATATACATAGTAAATCAGCAACTGCATTTATTAATTTCGGCATCGCAGCATTCAGAAGCCGGATAGGCGTCGAGGCAACAGGCCGGATTGTAGACGAAACAGTCGGTGGTCTGGTGCACTTCCTCTGtacctttttttttattgaatcaATTCTCCTTCGCCTCCTTTTGCTCTTATTTCTCTCTTGCTATTTCTTTTTTATCTTTATTTAATTCAACAAATATTCcattttttattaaaattctataaacatttataATCTGCACCGAGCCAACACTAGCTGACGGTACAGACGAGGGCGAACTGACGAAGTAGACGGTGGAAAAAACGGTCTGGAAAAAAATAGAAATAGAATATTGACCGTACTTTCTACCCATTCCCAGGTTGTAGATATCGTGCACTTCGTAGTTTTCATTTTTTGGAGCTGTTTCAGCACAATAACCTTTTTTCACCTAGTGGTGATAGCTTTTTCCACGAACGCAGGTGTCTTATTTGGGATTGTTTCTGACATCTGTCAAAAGTTAAATAGAGTTGTGTGTCAATCTTTTTGCACTTGTGACTTTTCTTGTGAAACGTATATACACGTTCCGCCGACCCACCTTCTCATCGTACTGAGCTAATCATTACAACAAAATTTTAGTTGCTTTACTTCGCATCGCATCCACATCTCGCATCATGTCTTTCCATTTTGATCaagttttatattcatataaagCAATGCAAAATCAGCAATATGATAATAAAGATATAAAAGGGTCATTCGTTATATAGAGCGCTATACACACGATGCATAGTTTTGGCAATTGCGGTCAGCGTACTTTTGGCGCACAGATTAGAACGAAGAAGGATAGATTCGAATCTGGCGGGCTAGGCCGATAGATCGACCATGGTTGCAAGTGTGTACACACAATTTTTGTACAAACACATTATATAGATAAtctcttacgttttatttgtttgacctttgggcaaaatcaaataaaagcaagtatttaaaataaaccagtcgagtagaaaatttattcattagtcggataaaattatgtgggcaggccTGAGGGTTCtatttagctagtaatattcgccAGAATATCAAAAATAcgtcggtatattttgaaaataataCCGTATATTTCagtatttatttgaatcggtaataaccggttgacaacaatgagtcccattccatactTTTAAATTATGTTCTTAAATTACTATATTTGGACATCGACTTAGGGTGAATATTACCAATTATTGGGGAATATTAACACGACGCATCCTGACATTCTGTCGCAGCCGTTTCCTGCCATAATTTTCATTGGCGGAAAGCAATAATCGCGTTCCATGTTGCGGAAAAATGCAAGCAACAATGCATACCCTAGGaaaggatattatagaattgagaaaatgtttgtcatcccaggcaaaaatTTAGTCTCTGCTgcaaaagcaagtatttagagTAAGCCAGTTAgtaaaaaattgattcataaatcgtataaaattatgtgggtaGGGCTGAGAGATATAGATAGCTattaatattccacggaatatcaaaaacgaggaatatggaTTATAGAGCTTGAGTTCGTCaatatatttacggtatattttgaaaatgcggtatattttggtatatttctgagggtcaggcCATATATCCGCGGGCGGATGGGCGTccaagaaaaaacaaacatttgGCACTTAGAAGTATGCTTTAAGCtgagaaacaaataaaacaagCGACAATGCGACGCTCAATCAGCGGAACAGAACATTCCGAATCGGACCTGTCCTCCGGCTCCACAACGGAGAGCAATTCCAGCGATTACGAGCATTTGGATAGacaccacagcagcagcagggtccACGACTCCACCACCGCCAAGCGAGACAATGTCATGCTGCCCAGGTGAGTCAAAGTGCAAAGTTCCCAGTTGAGTGTTAATGACGCT is part of the Drosophila miranda strain MSH22 chromosome Y unlocalized genomic scaffold, D.miranda_PacBio2.1 Contig_Y1_pilon, whole genome shotgun sequence genome and harbors:
- the LOC117191360 gene encoding myosin heavy chain, non-muscle-like isoform X1 — its product is MSEEVDRNDPELKYLSVERNQYNDPATQAEWTQKRLVWVPHENQGMHCCLHFSATWNAIIAFRQ
- the LOC117191360 gene encoding myosin heavy chain, non-muscle-like isoform X2, with product MSEEVDRNDPELKYLSVERNQYNDPATQAEWTQKRLVWVPHENQTVFHRLLRQFALVCTVS